Proteins encoded in a region of the Mesoflavibacter profundi genome:
- the pyrR gene encoding bifunctional pyr operon transcriptional regulator/uracil phosphoribosyltransferase PyrR — MSQRVLLNATEINIILHRLACQLIENHNDFSNTVLIGIQPRGKFLANRLAKLLREDYNIADLQLGHLDITFYRDDFRRSDKPLEANKTEINFVVEDKNVVFIDDVLYTGRSIRAALTAIQSFGRPSEIELLTLIDRRFSRHLPIQPNYRGRQVDAINNEKVKVNWIENADEDTVYLINN, encoded by the coding sequence ATGAGTCAAAGAGTGCTTCTTAATGCAACCGAAATAAACATTATACTTCATAGGCTGGCTTGTCAACTTATCGAAAATCATAACGATTTTTCAAATACAGTATTAATAGGAATACAACCAAGAGGCAAATTTTTAGCCAATCGTTTAGCAAAACTTCTAAGAGAAGATTATAACATAGCTGACCTTCAATTAGGACATTTAGATATCACATTTTATAGAGACGACTTTAGACGAAGCGATAAACCTTTAGAAGCTAATAAAACAGAAATTAATTTTGTAGTCGAAGACAAAAATGTAGTGTTTATCGATGATGTATTATATACTGGACGAAGCATTAGAGCAGCATTAACAGCAATTCAAAGTTTTGGAAGACCTTCAGAAATAGAATTACTTACCTTAATAGATAGAAGATTTAGCAGACATCTACCAATTCAACCCAACTATAGAGGTAGACAAGTAGATGCTATAAATAACGAAAAAGTTAAAGTTAACTGGATAGAAAACGCAGACGAAGACACTGTATATCTTATAAATAATTAA
- a CDS encoding T9SS type A sorting domain-containing protein, translated as MKNKLLFTLVLLVSLNFIYAQSGDTINDAIEVDGTLTNVDVLDYNSASNSGLVPACISAEDVFYKHTVNVGNNKMTIGMASAGLALVTDVEYQIFLAPEGDIGQLQELDCDAYTVFVLVGGSFQFVIDDIGTANTYYLRVYKNSDSGINLSSLLGSTSITMDSEFDPTLSTANFETTKTKIINKDQELEIVGNTTFENSTIYTIDGRQVQTKSNTVIDKVDISNLSRGLYVLVLENDTSIHKHKFIKK; from the coding sequence ATGAAAAACAAATTACTATTTACACTTGTATTACTTGTATCTCTTAATTTTATTTACGCTCAAAGTGGAGATACTATTAACGATGCTATAGAAGTTGACGGAACGTTAACTAACGTAGACGTTTTAGACTACAACTCTGCATCAAATTCCGGATTAGTTCCAGCCTGTATATCTGCAGAAGATGTGTTTTATAAACACACAGTTAATGTAGGTAACAATAAAATGACCATTGGTATGGCAAGTGCAGGATTAGCACTTGTGACAGATGTCGAATATCAAATTTTCTTAGCACCAGAAGGTGATATAGGACAACTCCAAGAATTAGACTGCGATGCTTATACAGTTTTTGTTTTGGTTGGAGGTAGTTTTCAATTTGTAATAGATGATATTGGTACAGCCAATACCTATTATTTAAGAGTTTATAAAAATTCAGATTCTGGAATAAACTTGTCAAGTTTATTAGGAAGTACTTCCATCACTATGGATAGCGAATTTGATCCAACTTTAAGTACGGCAAATTTTGAAACAACTAAAACTAAAATAATCAATAAAGATCAAGAACTAGAAATCGTAGGTAATACAACTTTTGAAAATTCTACAATCTATACAATAGATGGTAGACAAGTACAAACTAAATCCAACACCGTTATAGATAAAGTAGATATATCTAATTTAAGTAGAGGTTTATACGTTTTAGTGTTAGAAAATGATACATCAATACATAAACATAAATTTATTAAGAAGTGA
- a CDS encoding aspartate carbamoyltransferase catalytic subunit, translated as MSELSVNHLLGIKYLKKEDIELIFKTADHFKEVINRPIKKVPSLRDITIANLFFENSTRTKLSFELAEKRLSADVINFSAGQSSVKKGETLIDTVNNILSMKVDMVVMRHPNPGAGVFLSKHVKAAIVNAGDGAHEHPTQALLDSFSIREKLGSVEGKNVVIVGDILHSRVALSNIYALKLQGANVMVCGPKTLIPKHIEKLGVTVETNLRKALNWCDVANMLRVQNERMDISYFPSTREYTQQFGVNKQLLDSLDKDITIMHPGPINRGVEITSDVADSKQAIILDQVQNGVAVRMAVIYLLASKIKQ; from the coding sequence ATGAGCGAATTAAGTGTTAATCACTTACTAGGAATTAAATATCTTAAAAAAGAAGATATAGAGCTTATTTTTAAAACTGCCGATCATTTTAAAGAAGTTATAAATAGACCTATTAAAAAAGTACCTTCGTTAAGAGACATTACAATAGCTAATTTATTTTTTGAAAATTCTACAAGAACTAAATTATCTTTTGAATTAGCCGAAAAACGCTTATCTGCAGATGTTATTAATTTTTCAGCCGGACAATCTTCAGTAAAAAAAGGAGAAACCTTAATAGATACAGTAAATAATATCTTATCAATGAAAGTTGATATGGTTGTAATGCGTCATCCAAATCCTGGAGCTGGCGTATTTTTATCCAAGCACGTTAAAGCTGCAATAGTTAATGCTGGAGATGGCGCACATGAACATCCAACACAAGCACTATTAGATTCGTTTTCTATTAGAGAAAAATTAGGAAGTGTAGAAGGTAAAAATGTAGTAATTGTTGGAGATATTTTACACAGTCGTGTTGCCTTATCTAACATTTATGCCTTAAAATTACAAGGCGCAAATGTAATGGTTTGTGGACCAAAAACTTTAATACCAAAACACATTGAAAAATTAGGTGTTACTGTAGAAACTAATTTAAGAAAGGCCTTAAATTGGTGTGATGTAGCAAATATGTTACGTGTCCAAAACGAAAGAATGGATATTAGTTATTTTCCATCAACAAGAGAATATACACAACAATTTGGTGTTAATAAACAATTACTTGATAGTTTAGATAAAGACATTACAATAATGCATCCAGGACCAATAAATAGAGGTGTAGAGATTACAAGTGATGTTGCAGATTCTAAACAAGCAATAATTTTAGATCAAGTGCAAAATGGAGTTGCAGTTAGAATGGCAGTTATCTATTTACTAGCATCAAAAATAAAGCAATAG
- the pdxH gene encoding pyridoxamine 5'-phosphate oxidase: protein MEKDLSNYRKSYEKGELLLEQTPENPLELFRNWFNEVDQHFPEDETNAMTISTIGIDGFPKNRVVLLKKFTFEGFIFYTNYLSEKGKAIEHNPNVCLSFFWHGAERQIIIKGKAEKIAANLSDGYFESRPKGSQLGAIASNQSEVIPNRQFLEDKLKALEKEYTSKEIVRPEFWGGYMVKPISIEFWQGRPNRLHDRILYTLEEDLNWDKNRLSP, encoded by the coding sequence ATGGAAAAAGATTTAAGCAACTACCGTAAATCCTACGAAAAAGGAGAATTACTATTAGAACAAACACCAGAAAATCCATTAGAATTATTTAGAAACTGGTTTAATGAAGTAGATCAACACTTTCCAGAGGATGAGACCAATGCAATGACAATTTCTACAATTGGAATAGATGGATTTCCTAAAAATAGAGTAGTACTACTTAAAAAATTCACTTTTGAAGGCTTTATTTTTTACACTAATTATTTAAGTGAAAAAGGTAAAGCAATAGAACATAATCCTAACGTTTGTTTATCCTTCTTCTGGCATGGCGCAGAACGACAGATTATTATTAAAGGAAAAGCCGAAAAAATAGCTGCAAATTTAAGTGATGGTTATTTTGAGTCTAGACCAAAAGGAAGCCAGTTAGGAGCAATTGCATCTAACCAAAGTGAAGTGATACCAAACAGGCAATTTCTAGAAGATAAATTAAAAGCTTTAGAAAAAGAGTATACGTCTAAAGAAATTGTACGACCAGAATTTTGGGGCGGATATATGGTTAAACCAATTTCAATAGAATTTTGGCAAGGAAGACCTAATAGATTACATGATAGAATATTGTATACTTTAGAAGAAGATTTAAACTGGGATAAAAACCGTTTATCGCCATAA
- a CDS encoding CAP domain-containing protein produces the protein MKLTINLLAILFFTVSFTSCSTDTIDEDVNVSNENVIIPEAKAIEIEILELINQYRISEGLNALGSIDVIKGQAYSHTGYMIEVNDVNHDYFHSRKAYLEANANAISVSENVAYGFTNAQSVVNAWLNSSGHKQNIEGDFTHFEISAEKDENNKWYFTNIFIKK, from the coding sequence ATGAAGCTGACAATCAACCTACTAGCGATACTTTTTTTTACTGTATCATTTACTTCTTGTAGTACAGATACTATAGATGAAGATGTTAATGTTTCTAACGAAAATGTTATAATTCCTGAAGCAAAAGCTATTGAAATTGAAATACTTGAGCTTATTAATCAATATCGTATAAGCGAAGGTTTAAATGCGTTAGGAAGCATAGATGTAATTAAAGGACAAGCTTATTCTCATACTGGTTATATGATAGAAGTAAACGATGTTAATCACGATTACTTTCATAGCAGAAAAGCGTATTTAGAAGCAAATGCAAATGCAATTAGTGTTTCAGAGAATGTTGCTTATGGTTTTACAAACGCACAATCTGTAGTTAATGCTTGGCTTAATAGTAGTGGACATAAGCAAAACATAGAAGGAGATTTTACACATTTTGAAATTTCAGCAGAAAAAGACGAAAATAATAAATGGTATTTTACAAATATCTTTATAAAAAAATAA
- a CDS encoding ribonuclease Z, whose translation MKLNILGCYSATPRVNTNSTSQVLEIKNHLFLIDCGEGTQVLLRKHKIKFNRIKHIFISHLHGDHFFGLVGLISTFRLLGREADLHIHAPKGLKEVIVLQMKLSESWTNYNLFFHELTATTSQLIFEDDKVEVHTIPLDHRIYTNGFLFKEKPGERKLDMNAVLNANIDVAYYRKLKQGFDVPNSNGQLIQNTTVTLPPESPKSYAFCSDTAYTEAILPIINNATTLYHESTFLEQHSKLANPTKHSTAKQAATIAKLANVQQLILGHYSTRYHDLNQFKIEAETIFENVHLAKDGKVFQF comes from the coding sequence ATGAAATTAAACATTTTAGGCTGTTACAGTGCTACACCACGAGTAAATACTAATTCTACATCTCAAGTATTAGAAATAAAAAACCACTTATTTTTAATAGATTGCGGTGAAGGCACACAAGTCTTACTACGAAAACACAAAATAAAATTTAATCGTATAAAACATATATTTATCTCTCATTTACATGGCGATCATTTTTTTGGATTAGTAGGATTAATTTCAACATTTAGATTATTAGGTCGTGAAGCAGATCTACACATTCACGCCCCAAAAGGCTTAAAAGAAGTCATTGTGTTACAAATGAAGTTATCCGAGTCTTGGACTAACTACAATTTATTTTTTCATGAATTAACAGCGACTACAAGTCAACTTATTTTTGAAGATGATAAAGTAGAAGTACACACAATACCATTAGACCATCGTATTTACACTAACGGATTTCTGTTTAAAGAAAAACCAGGAGAACGCAAGTTGGATATGAATGCCGTACTAAATGCAAACATAGATGTAGCTTATTATCGTAAATTAAAACAAGGCTTTGATGTGCCTAATAGTAACGGGCAATTAATACAAAATACAACAGTTACATTACCGCCAGAATCACCAAAAAGCTATGCTTTTTGTAGCGACACTGCATATACAGAAGCCATTTTACCAATAATAAATAATGCTACAACATTATATCACGAGTCTACTTTTTTAGAACAACACAGTAAATTAGCAAATCCAACAAAGCATAGTACTGCAAAACAAGCAGCAACCATAGCAAAGCTAGCCAATGTGCAACAACTTATTTTAGGGCATTACTCTACCAGATATCATGATTTAAATCAATTTAAAATAGAAGCAGAAACTATCTTTGAAAATGTACATTTAGCTAAAGATGGTAAAGTATTTCAATTTTAA
- the rpsA gene encoding 30S ribosomal protein S1: MAEKAQDAQVEATEAKQNNAPEVSEAQKNPEKFLKEFNWHNYQEGIDEVEDSQLKEFEKLVSENFVDTLDDEVVEGEVIHITDRDAIIDINAKSEGVISLNEFRYNPNLAVGDKVEVLIDVREDATGQLVLSHRKARVIKAWDRVNKAHETGEIVNGFVKCRTKGGMIVDVFGIEAFLPGSQIDVKPIRDYDQYVNKTMEFKVVKINHEFKNVVVSHKALIEADIEEQKKEIIGQLEKGQVLEGVVKNITSYGVFIDLGGVDGLIHITDLSWSRINHPNEIVELDQKLNVVILDFDEDKSRIQLGLKQLSKHPWDALGEEVAVGDKVKGKVVVIADYGAFIEVAEGVEGLVHVSEMSWSTHLRSANDFVSVGDEVEAVILTLDREDRKMSLGIKQLTPDPWTDITTKYPVGSKHTGTVRNFTNFGVFVELEEGIDGLIYISDLSWTKKIKHPSEFCNVGDKLDVVVLELDVEGRKLSLGHKQTTENPWDKYEADFAIGTTHTAEIADVVDKGATIEFNEDIVAFVPSRHMEKEDGKMLKKGDTAEFKIIEFNKEFKRVVASHTAIFKAEEIANVKAAAKKAEAQAAEAKPTLGDANEALQALKDKMDGKK; the protein is encoded by the coding sequence ATGGCTGAAAAAGCACAAGACGCTCAGGTTGAAGCAACCGAAGCAAAACAAAACAATGCTCCAGAAGTTTCTGAAGCTCAAAAAAATCCTGAAAAATTCTTAAAAGAGTTTAACTGGCACAACTACCAAGAAGGTATTGATGAGGTTGAAGATTCTCAATTAAAAGAATTTGAAAAATTAGTATCTGAAAACTTCGTAGATACTTTAGATGACGAAGTTGTAGAAGGAGAAGTTATTCACATTACAGATCGTGATGCTATTATTGACATTAACGCAAAATCTGAAGGTGTTATTTCTTTAAACGAATTTAGATACAACCCAAACTTAGCAGTAGGAGACAAGGTAGAAGTATTAATAGATGTTCGTGAAGACGCAACAGGACAATTAGTATTATCTCACCGTAAAGCTCGTGTAATCAAAGCTTGGGATAGAGTTAACAAGGCTCACGAAACTGGAGAAATCGTAAACGGTTTTGTAAAGTGTCGTACAAAAGGAGGTATGATTGTAGACGTATTTGGTATCGAAGCATTCTTACCAGGATCTCAAATTGATGTTAAACCAATTAGAGATTACGATCAGTACGTAAACAAAACAATGGAATTTAAGGTTGTTAAAATTAACCATGAATTTAAAAACGTTGTTGTTTCTCATAAAGCGCTTATCGAAGCAGATATCGAAGAGCAAAAGAAAGAAATTATTGGTCAATTAGAAAAAGGTCAAGTATTAGAAGGTGTTGTTAAAAACATCACATCTTACGGTGTATTTATTGATCTTGGTGGTGTAGATGGATTAATCCACATTACAGACTTATCATGGTCTCGTATTAACCATCCAAACGAAATCGTTGAATTAGACCAAAAATTAAACGTTGTAATCTTAGACTTTGATGAAGATAAGTCAAGAATCCAATTAGGTCTTAAACAATTATCTAAACATCCTTGGGATGCATTAGGAGAAGAAGTTGCAGTAGGAGACAAAGTAAAAGGTAAAGTAGTTGTAATCGCAGATTACGGTGCATTTATCGAAGTTGCAGAAGGTGTAGAAGGATTAGTACACGTATCTGAAATGTCTTGGTCTACTCACTTACGTTCTGCTAACGACTTTGTAAGCGTTGGTGACGAAGTAGAAGCAGTTATCTTAACATTAGATAGAGAAGATCGTAAAATGTCTTTAGGTATTAAGCAATTAACACCAGATCCATGGACAGATATTACAACTAAATATCCTGTAGGTTCTAAACACACAGGAACTGTACGTAACTTCACTAACTTTGGTGTATTTGTAGAATTAGAAGAAGGTATTGATGGATTAATTTACATCTCTGATTTATCTTGGACTAAGAAAATTAAGCATCCATCTGAGTTCTGTAACGTTGGAGATAAATTAGACGTTGTAGTATTAGAGTTAGATGTAGAAGGACGTAAATTATCTTTAGGTCACAAACAAACTACAGAAAACCCATGGGATAAGTACGAAGCAGACTTTGCTATTGGAACAACTCATACTGCCGAAATCGCAGACGTAGTAGACAAAGGAGCTACAATAGAGTTTAACGAAGATATCGTTGCTTTTGTACCTTCTCGTCATATGGAAAAAGAAGACGGTAAAATGCTTAAAAAAGGAGACACTGCTGAATTTAAAATTATTGAATTCAATAAAGAATTTAAGCGTGTTGTAGCATCTCATACTGCTATATTTAAAGCAGAAGAAATTGCTAACGTAAAAGCTGCTGCTAAAAAAGCAGAAGCTCAAGCTGCTGAAGCTAAACCAACTTTAGGTGATGCTAACGAAGCTTTACAAGCATTAAAAGATAAAATGGACGGTAAGAAATAA
- a CDS encoding ribonuclease Z: MIIDQNENTTIITQENASVKELVKKIETLYPKFKNSNVIVNLNTLKPISLEQIIEFLRISNQHRAAKHSFVIVNEGIDVDKTPEEIVIVPTLQEAYDIIDMEEMERDLGF, from the coding sequence ATGATAATAGATCAAAACGAAAATACAACAATAATAACCCAAGAAAACGCTTCGGTTAAAGAATTGGTTAAAAAAATAGAAACGCTTTACCCAAAATTTAAAAACAGCAATGTCATTGTTAATTTAAATACACTTAAACCAATTTCTTTAGAACAAATAATAGAGTTTTTAAGAATTTCTAATCAACATCGTGCAGCAAAACATTCTTTTGTAATCGTTAATGAAGGTATAGATGTAGATAAAACACCAGAAGAAATTGTTATAGTACCAACGTTACAAGAAGCTTACGATATTATTGATATGGAAGAAATGGAAAGAGATTTAGGCTTTTAA